From one Lolium rigidum isolate FL_2022 chromosome 4, APGP_CSIRO_Lrig_0.1, whole genome shotgun sequence genomic stretch:
- the LOC124706225 gene encoding BTB/POZ and MATH domain-containing protein 2-like: MRTASTCYPSAVRGTHTFKITGYNLHRSLGAGKGKPLQSATFDVGGYLWRIKYIPEWMFEEEDNTDLAFILLHLVTDDAEARALVEFRLLDPANKLPPSVVLSKKRLSVFKRGPALGTLLQPSTYLRDDSLVIECDITVLKESMVTAATFDISVPPSDLAEYFKELLEKEEEADVVFKVKDEVFPAHKIVIAARSPVFKAELFGPMSDMTRRNITVEDMQPAVFKALLYFIYTDSLPSMENLEGDDGKEMVKHLLVAADRYAMERMKVMCESNLCKSLDVENVTGALALADQHHCSELKNACLEFIASPDRMDDVMASQGYARLKRSCPAVVIDAFERAKKSRGI, from the coding sequence ATGAGGACGGCGTCGACGTGCTACCCAAGCGCTGTGCGGGGCACACACACGTTCAAGATCACCGGCTACAACCTTCACAGGAGCCTTGGCGCCGGCAAGGGCAAGCCCCTGCAGTCCGCCACCTTCGATGTCGGTGGCTACCTCTGGCGCATCAAGTACATCCCCGAGTGGATGTTTGAGGAGGAGGACAATACAGATCTTGCATTCATTTTGCTTCACCTTGTGACCGATGATGCCGAGGCGAGGGCGTTGGTGGAGTTCAGGTTGCTCGACCCGGCCAACAAGCTGCCACCGTCAGTAGTGCTCTCCAAGAAGAggttgtctgtgttcaagcgtggGCCTGCCCTGGGCACCTTGTTACAACCATCGACGTACCTGCGAGATGACAGCCTTGTGATTGAGTGCGACATCACAGTTCTGAAAGAATCCATGGTGACTGCGGCTACCTTCGACATCTCAGTGCCTCCCTCAGATTTGGCAGAGTATTTCAAAGAGTTgctagagaaggaggaggaagcagatGTCGTCTTCAAGGTTAAAGACGAGGTTTTCCCCGCGCATAAGATTGTCATTGCAGCAAGATCACCTGTCTTCAAAGCGGAGCTCTTTGGGCCGATGAGCGACATGACAAGGCGGAACATAACAGTTGAGGACATGCAGCCTGCTGTTTTCAAGGCGTTGCTGTATTTCATCTACACAGATTCGTTGCCTTCCATGGAAAACCTTGAGGGAGACGATGGTAAAGAAATGGTTAAGCACTTGCTCGTTGCTGCAGATAGGTATGCCATGGAAAGGATGAAGGTGATGTGTGAGAGCAACCTTTGCAAAAGTCTCGATGTTGAGAATGTCACCGGTGCATTAGCTCTAGCCGACCAGCATCACTGCAGCGAACTCAAAAATGCTTGCCTTGAATTTATCGCTTCTCCAGATAGAATGGATGACGTGATGGCAAGCCAAGGGTATGCTCGCCTCAAAAGATCTTGTCCTGCTGTGGTAATAGATGCCTTCGAGAGGGCAAAAAAGTCCCGCGGAATTTAG
- the LOC124706512 gene encoding uncharacterized protein LOC124706512: protein MKFRGVCRKLYDYVRYDLREIAFPSSLPDPPGTKRRPKLSLNEKWCILKEATRLYAASWVRDIGPELRPNDYNKEKEEPNPNITKEGKTTSEPTMLEDLAVAARGGAETLKPMLRRIYMTRASTYTSAVKNYVETYQEGLKDVLDDKVAGKGHQQGNEAKKLSTATPPPPSSL, encoded by the coding sequence ATGAAGTTCAGAGGCGTCTGCAGGAAGCTGTACGATTACGTGAGGTATGATCTGAGAGAGATCGCGTTCCCGTCTTCTCTACCAGACCCTCCGGGCACCAAGAGACGTCCTAAGCTCTCACTGAATGAGAAATGGTGCATCCTCAAGGAGGCAACCAGGCTCTATGCGGCTTCCTGGGTTAGGGACATTGGTCCTGAGCTCAGGCCAAATGATTACAATAAGGAGAAAGAGGAACCCAACCCCAACATCACCAAAGAGGGGAAGACTACAAGTGAgcctaccatgcttgaggatCTTGCGGTGGCAGCGAGGGGTGGGGCAGAGACCCTGAAGCCCATGCTACGTCGCATATACATGACCCGTGCCTCGACCTACACGAGTGCGGTGAAGAACTATGTGGAGACATATCAGGAAGGGCTGAAGGATGTCTTGGATGATAAGGTTGCTGGAAAAGGTCACCAGCAAGGCAACGAGGCAAAGAAGTTGTCAACagcgacaccaccaccaccatcatcattgTGA